From the genome of Pseudomonas hamedanensis:
TCGCCAAGGCTTGTCGCAAAGCCGGCATCCCTCTCCCTGGGCGTGGCCACTGGGCCAAATCGGAAAAGCAGCGACAACGAAAACCCAAACCTCCTCAGGTCGAAGGCAATGTCCAATTCCAAGTGCTCGACCGTGACAGTTCGCTCGTCACGGCTGGCACTGATTTGAAGTCACCTATAGTCCGGCGAACGATTGAAGCCCCCTATCAATTAACCGAGCCTCACGCGCTAGTGAGTCAATGGCTAAAGAGCGCAAAAACATCGAAGGTCAAGGACGGCTACCTCGATTACGCAGGCAAGCGTGTCTTGAATGTGATGATTTCGTCGACATTGATAGAACGCTGCGCAATCCTTTTTGATGCATTGATCAAAGAGGGTGAGGCTGACGGTTGTTCATGGAAGATCAACGTTGAAGGAAAAACAGTCGTCACGGTCAACGATGAGCCTATAACCGTGCGACTCGTGGAGCGATTAGCCAAGCACCCTATCCCACCGCCACCTCCGCCAAAACGCCGCCCAGGCGCTCCATGGGAGCCTAATTTCATGTCCCTGCGAAGCCCACAGTTTGAATGGACCTCCACTGGCGAATTGACGTTTCAGATCGACGCGCGGATGGATTACGGAGAACGGAAAAACTGGAAGGACACCAAGACCGCGCCGCTCGAGAAAAAACTACCTAGCATCCTCGCGGGCTTAAGTTCCGCGTCAGTTTCTATCAAGGTCCTCAGAGAGAAAGAGGCGGCAAGAAATCGTGAATGGGCTGAAGATGAAAGACGACGCCTTGAACGAGCCCGTGCAACAGAGACTCAACGTCGCCTCAGACTAAGCGTCGTTAAACATACAGAGCGATGGGAACGTGCCGAGCGCTTACGAGCCTTCATAAAAGCGGTGGAAGATCGGCTAAAAATTGCCCCGATCGCAGATCGTGAAATGGCATATCCTTGGATCGACTGGGCTCGCAAGCAGGCTGATCTCTTGGATCCTTTGCAGGAGAATCTGGCATTAATTACGACTATGGACGTAGAGTTAGAAAGCTGGTTCTGCGGCTCACATTACGGACAGGCAGAGAAAGGTTGGTGGTCTGAGTAGTGGGACGATATAGATCTCAGCAAACACGCCTTTGAGTGGCTCTAATCGTAACGTGTAGACAATTGGTCACCTCCAATTTCCTGCTGCTACGCTGTCCTCACACGGAGGATAACCAATGACCAATTCAGACCTGCTCCCTTCCTTGCTTTTCAAGATCAATCAAAACCAACTCGCCCTCGAAGCTGCCATCATGGAGCTAACACTTTGGGTCGAGCATCGCGGATCTGCTGATGTCGCCGAGAATGTTCGCGGTGCGCTAGACACAATCAGCCGAAACGAAGAGTTCATCAAAATGACACTCGCGGTGCTGATGGCGCCGGAGTGACGTCGTCTGGGGAGGGCATGCCACGCGCCGCCTAATTCCTCTGCGGGCGAAGGTATCCAAACAATCCCGTTGGGTAGCTGCCTGAAAAATGCTTCTGCAACTCGAGCGTTGGCACCCTCCTTAGACTGCCTTTATCTGTTAACAACAAGCAACAATCGACCGGAAGCGGTCCAGTCGACTGCTCAAGTGAAGGTGGCTGGTTGTGGCGAAGTAATTTTTTTCAAAGCTAGGCAATGTAGATAACTCAATAGCAATGGCATCATGTGCTACCTAGCCTCAGCCTTAAGCTGGCGTAGAGATAGAGACTTGGAATGGTCAACCAGAATACTAAGGAGATAAAGTGGCACTTACGTTTGATCGTTGGGTAAAACCAGAGCAGACCAGTTGGGCTCTTTGGCAGTTTAGCGAGTACGAAGCTCAGCTGAACAACATGTACTGGTCCTCTGTAGCGCTTGAACAGTTCGCCATGCATCACGTCAGAAAATCGCCAGAAGAAAGCATCAAGAGCGTGTTAAAAGCTTCAGGCCCGAACGCAGCCAGATTTGATGCGGGTAGGAGCGTATTCCTAAAAAATGTAAAGGACATGGGGAACTGGAAGCGAGCAAGTTTTATTATGGCAGCTACCGGCGCAATGGAAAACTACTTCCAAAGAGCAGTTCTGGTCGCATTGAAATCTGATCCTGCACTCTTGCACGGAAAATCTAAAGCCATTGATGGCGTCCAATGGTTAAAAATTGGTATTGATGTCGACCATTCGGAAATTTTGACAGCTGTCACGAAGGGATCATGGGGGACGAGATATTCAAAATTAAAATCGCTCTTTGGTGAGCTTCCAGACATCCGAGACAACGTGGATGATCTGGATAAAATTAGGGTATTTAGAAATGGTGTAGGCCATGCATTTGGCAGGGAATTAGATGCAAAACCGCGATTGCTTCGGAGGGGGACAGACGAAATTACCCCACTAACAGAAGAAAAATTCAAAAAATGGTTAGGGCAAATCTCAGGAATAACGCGGGAATTTGACAGACATGTTGTTCAACATCACATTGGCGATTTCGAGTCCCTCTTATATCTCCATGAATATATTATCAAGGCGGACCGATCGAAATTTTCTCTTCGTCGTTTTTCAAAGGCATTCAAATCTAATATCGGCCAGGAGCAGGGCCACTCGAAAAGCATCCAGTATTACGAAGATATGATCACTTACTATGACTCAGTGGTTTGAGGACGTTCGACAAGCATAGAGTTGCTCCTATTTCATCACCGGCATCATGAGACAGAAAAATCATCGTACTTCCATTAAACCGCCCTCTAAGTTCGCCGTTAGCTACCGTTCGTGTTCGGTTGCTCTCGGCCAGTAGCGGATCTGCAGCCTAGCGGCAGATGGCAAAGATGGAGATATGAATCGCCTATGAAACGAGGGCCGATTCAGTTGGCACTTACGGACCCCACGCCCAATGGCTGCTCTTGCTTCCGGGCTATCTTTCCAAGGGAGATATTACCTGCAGCAGCCCGCTAAGAAGTCTCTAAGAAGCGCTTGAGCAGAATCAGACTTACCAGTATAAATACTAGGTAGCACACGCGAGTTAGAACACCAAGCTTAGACTTGGCAGACTCAGAGGACGATGACAGCTTCATACGAGAATCCTCAATCTTTTCCTGTATTTCTTCCACGCCAACAACGATATCATCATACTTTTTAGTGGAACGATTAAACTCTTCCGCGAGCAAATTTATGTGGCTAACAACATTGTTATTCAGGGAGATTATCATCCAGGTCGAAATTATCAAGCCGACAAGTATAATTAAGTAATCCCATGAAGTCGTGGCCGGCTTTAAGATGGCGCCAGCTGCCACAATACCACCTGGTACAGCAAACGCTTTGGTTTGCTGAGCCATGATAGCCTCTTGGACCTTGCCCAAAAAGCTAACGCAATCATTTTCGATTTCTGTCAGTATTTTGTTAACTGAAAACTTACTAACGTATACTTTATAGCGCTCGTTATATTTCTTGTAGAACTTTGAGACAGACTCCATAATCAATCGGAGGCTGCAGTCCTTTTCATCCTTCAAAAGATCCGTCAGCGTTTCGCGCATTACGTGACGGCGCTCTTCGCAATGAACATCTTCATCGGCCATAACCGCTGCATGCAGCTTTTGAGCGTCTTTTAAATCCTTTTCCCCCACGTCGATGGCCAGCAGCTCATCGCATTTCATTAGGTAGGAAATTTCCATCTTTGTAAGAAGCGATTCTTTCGAGTTGAAGAAAATGTATTTATGGGTTTGACTATCATCACCCTCGCTATGGCAAAGCGTTTTTAGCGCTTCTCTAAGTAGAAAGTACAAGTTTATCAGTCGCGAAATTGAGACCTGCTGATCTGCGTCCATGCCGATGATGTGGATATGCTCAGGCTTTTTGCTACGCGTCCGTACTGCATGCCACATAGCTTCGGTGCTGGCAAAAAAAGGCACGAAACAGGCGTCCCAGGCCGAAGGTAAAGAGAGGAAAAGATCAGTTCCAAACAGCTCCAATCTTTCAGGGCTATGACACCCATGCACTTTCAGAAACGCAAAAACCTCCCCCATATCGACCGACCGCGCGTCGAGTATGAGTTGGTCATCATCCAGAGAAATGCGTTCAAGCATCACCGGAACCCGAGGCCGGTCCGCCAGCGTTGATGCTTCTTAGCTGGTTTGATACCTCTATTGGCAGCTTGACCTTCAGATACACGAAATCCTTATCGACGCTAAGGTCCGCATCACTGTCGCCAACGGCCACGGCATCCAGTTTGAAGCGCCCATCAAACTCTCCAGAGGGGAGTTTGATGTTGGTAAAGGCCATGCTTTTGGCAGTTATCCCAGAGGGCTGAAACTCTTCGCTCACCTTGAAGCGTTCAGAGTTTTCTGAGATAAACTTGACGAGTCCGCCGTGATGAGGCGAGTCTTCTTTCAAACACTTGTTGATGACGTGCTGGATTTCTGAAAGGTGGACGCGTTCTCCCGCTTTGCTTTCAATATATTCAACGACGCGCTTGTGAATTGTGCGTCGTTCTGTCAGAGATAGGGTGCTAGCTTCCTCTTGGAGGTATGCACCTAGCGCGTTTTTGAGATTGTCGACGCAAACCTTTCCAGGAATGGAGTCTGAGCAGCCCAATGCGACAGTGAAGAACTCGCTTTTTGAGTTTCCTTTAATAAAGTAGAGGTAAGAGTCACCTGTATTTTTAGGGAAGCCTTTTTTAAATTCTGTCAAATCCATACAGGCAGCTTGACGAAAGTCCTGTAAGTTCAGGCTTTCCGTATCTTTCGGGTTGAGATTGTTGTCATTGTCGAAGTCATAACCAGCCTGCTTGCCAAGCATGACAATCAGCAGATGGTCCACCTGTCGGTGATCTTGGTAGTGCGAAAACACCACGTAGCCTTCATTCAGTGAGCGGCGGGCCGGGTCGTTTGCCTCGTCACAGAGTCGGTCCATCACGCCATTAACAAACGTGTCGAATTCAAGATCGCTGGCATACTTCGAAAAGTTAGCAGCAGCCGAAAGCATGTTCGGATCAACATATCCGTAAATTCTCCCGCTCTTGGAGAACTTTTTACCGATGCGATTTACAAAATCAACGCACACCGGGGAGCTGAGATCCCAGTTGTTACCCTTATTGCTATCGTAAAAAGTCAGACCACCAAGCGTTTTCTTGAAAAATTTCGCTGCACATGCATTTAAAACTACTAGCGGCTTCACCTCAGGTTTTGAAGCCTCTGCTTCATGGAGAGATTGAGGTGAAAATGATGCGCGATCATCCATGCTAGGTACGTCCGTGGTCACTTAAAATGCCGAACGCTTTAACGTCAGCTGCGAGCTAGAGATAGTAGCACAGTGCTGGCATTAGGGCTCCGGATCCTGCTTAGACGCATCCGAGCGTCTATGCCATGCTGTGGCGCACCTTGGATCAGCAAAATTCGGTTTTTTCGCCACTATCGCCTTCAACAAGCCTACGGTACTGATGACGTTCATCACCAGCTTCAGGTTGCACGCGAGCACCTTCAGGCTCATCTCCGCGCTCACCCCGTCAGTTCCATGGTGAGAGAGCGCGTCGCTCCCATCCATCGGTAGAGCGTCCCGAAGGGATACTCAGGAGTCCGTTTTCAAACCCGCATCACCTCTGGTGCTAGGCTCGACCCGCGTTGCATTCCCCCAACACAACTGCATGTTCCCAGCGCTTCACTCGACGATTTGTGCCTGGAGTACAATGGGTTTTCAGCGAGCAACTCTGGCATTTTGAATCGCCCTCTTTCCCAGATGCCCTCGATAGCCTGCTATTAGCCGATAACTGCCAGTTACAACTGACCGCGTTTGACCCATCCCAACCGTCAGAGGCCTCTACGAAGCCAGGGGCGGTTCAGTGCTTTTCACAGTCAAAAACGGATCGTATCTTAAACGTATATGGAACTCTCGATAAGCGGATGGCGAACACACCTACCGTACTCCAGCATTAAGGGCATGGGTCCGCCAATTTCGGCGGATACCATCGTCGTTACGTCTAGGATTGACAAGATAACCTTGCCGGAAGCTTACGGATTGACAACATCTGCCTCACGATAAGGCTCATCCAGCACCTGTCTGCTAGGACTCACTCGGCGCTATGACCAAGGCCCTGCTAAACAGATTGTTCAGATCCGGCGGAAAAACATCTTCATGGCAAGCCGCAAAGTTCTCCTGACGACCACCACCTAACTTCACATACCGCTTCGCGCTCCCGGTCAGTCCACAGGGCGCAGGTGCACTGCTCGGTACCTGTGTGCACCGTAAAGTAATGTTCGACCGCAAGCACATGCTCGCCATCAATAAGCGTCTGGCAGACACACCTTGCTGATAGCTAAACTCCGCCTTTCGTTTTTGGGTGATGGAGCCTACTTGCAGGAGGTAGGCACCACCCTTTTGATGTCCTACGATCCGACGACGCTATCAAGTAGCGTCGTCCCATAGGAGTTGTCCACTACGCATAGCCACTTTTCCGAGATATGTCGAAACACGTAGGTCGCCCTGCGCGAAATCTCAGTTTTCACACCGGCCTTATCCGTGGCCTGTAGTAAGGTCTCCATGATAACGAGAGCTACATCACCTCCTTGTATAACTTGGATCTCCCCCTGTGTGACAACGATGCTGTTATTGAAATGATCCGCAATGGCGACAAAAGCTCGGCGGATGCTCTCTTTGCCTGAGACGGTCAATCCTGGTTTGACCACGAGACTGGCGTCATCCGCATAAAATTTCATCAGTTCGTCGAAGTCTTCGGCTGTGATAGCGCGATCAGCGGCCTCGATTGTCTCTTTGAGAGTTCGGGTAAGTGCGTCCATTCCTTTGCTCCTGTGTGAGCCTCAGAAGCAGGAATGAAAAACCCCGCATTTGAGGCGGGGTTCGGCAGATCGTACGCAGCCCCACCACCT
Proteins encoded in this window:
- a CDS encoding nucleoid-associated protein, translating into MDDRASFSPQSLHEAEASKPEVKPLVVLNACAAKFFKKTLGGLTFYDSNKGNNWDLSSPVCVDFVNRIGKKFSKSGRIYGYVDPNMLSAAANFSKYASDLEFDTFVNGVMDRLCDEANDPARRSLNEGYVVFSHYQDHRQVDHLLIVMLGKQAGYDFDNDNNLNPKDTESLNLQDFRQAACMDLTEFKKGFPKNTGDSYLYFIKGNSKSEFFTVALGCSDSIPGKVCVDNLKNALGAYLQEEASTLSLTERRTIHKRVVEYIESKAGERVHLSEIQHVINKCLKEDSPHHGGLVKFISENSERFKVSEEFQPSGITAKSMAFTNIKLPSGEFDGRFKLDAVAVGDSDADLSVDKDFVYLKVKLPIEVSNQLRSINAGGPASGSGDA
- a CDS encoding YybH family protein, with amino-acid sequence MDALTRTLKETIEAADRAITAEDFDELMKFYADDASLVVKPGLTVSGKESIRRAFVAIADHFNNSIVVTQGEIQVIQGGDVALVIMETLLQATDKAGVKTEISRRATYVFRHISEKWLCVVDNSYGTTLLDSVVGS